The following are encoded in a window of Haliotis asinina isolate JCU_RB_2024 chromosome 14, JCU_Hal_asi_v2, whole genome shotgun sequence genomic DNA:
- the LOC137262229 gene encoding uncharacterized protein has translation MNVNRLNWFVGIVLVLGVHAVSSQNCAHLLDVIAVVDGSDSILDDEFILLKDSLIQMTNWLNLGDDGQMFGAVVYSSSVSDVAHLSTNRNQLQTQINRFEHPQEGTHTHLGIAKMTEIMRNESRPGVPKVGIVITDGRSRYPARTAQEAAAAKAIGIEMFAIGIGSRIRLSELRDIASSNANVKNISAFSELNNITLSLVQKVCKVDGNWTEWTVATGVCSVSCGGGTRTISRSRTCTNPAPSNGGRDCVGSPTDQYTESCNTNGCPVDGNWTDWSVTEGRCSATCGAGSRTILRSRTCTNPSPSNGGKFCVGLSTDRYTEMCNTSGCPVDGGWSSWIITTGGCSSSCGGGSRTVNKTRTCTSPAPRYGGADCAGSPTETYTETCNTGACNDPCHGCRYNNGIGYVPHPSDCARYIQCEKPKAGNNAIYHTMLCSPGLLWNQRHLVCDWPANVNCTVEAEEETFASSTAAPSTAAPPTSRPSTLCDGSKKAKPGNTAQYQERIHGMWITRHCAPGTVYSSSSCSCIIGQNAASPVCQTEVYLPFNGDVNDHSGNHHYVQNTGVVTTNRGHGLFSINTQLRILRFSNMDFGNTLIISFSFKRTQATRTAQAIVTNDDCGHGGSIYITTQGSTVQFRVVNVYNVMHTLNVSYTDSTSLNEVKLVVKDGLMKAEVNNHSVQRNFDGNIGKSQCALQVGYGDHLDFFHGDLEEFKVYICDPESR, from the exons ATGAATGTGAACAGGCTGAACTGGTTCGTGGGGATTGTCCTCGTCCTCGGTGTTCACGCAGTGTCAAGCCAGA acTGCGCGCACCTGCTGGATGTCATAGCCGTAGTAGATGGCTCTGACAGCATCTTAGATGACGAATTTATCCTTCTGAAGGATTCCCTTATTCAGATGACAAACTGGCTGAACCTTGGAGACGATGGGCAAATGTTTGGTGCCGTCGTGTACAGTTCGTCTGTGTCAGACGTAGCCCACCTCAGCACCAACCGAAACCAGCTGCAGACTCAGATAAACCGGTTTGAACATCCACAGGaagggacacacacacaccttggAATTGCCAAAATGACAGAGATTATGAGGAATGAAAGTCGTCCTGGCGTTCCCAAAGTCGGCATCGTCATCACCGATGGACGGTCCCGCTATCCCGCGAGAACAGCTCAGGAAGCGGCAGCTGCTAAAGCGATCGGCATCGAAATGTTTGCAATTGGAATTGGTTCAAGAATCAGACTATCCGAACTTAGAGACATTGCCTCATCTAACGCCAATGTCAAGAATATCAGCGCTTTTAGTGAACTCAACAATATTACCCTCTCCCTGGTACAGAAGGTGTGCAAAG TGGACGGAAACTGGACAGAGTGGACGGTTGCTACCGGCGTGTGTTCCGTATCTTGTGGAGGAGGCACAAGAACCATCTCCAGGAGCAGGACATGCACCAACCCAGCTCCCAGCAACGGTGGACGGGACTGTGTAGGATCACCTACAGATCAATACACAGAGAGCTGCAACACCAATGGCTGTCCAG TTGACGGAAACTGGACTGACTGGAGCGTTACAGAGGGAAGGTGTTCAGCGACGTGTGGAGCAGGCTCCAGAACTATCCTCAGGAGCAGGACCTGCACCAACCCGTCTCCTAGCAACGGTGGAAAATTCTGTGTTGGATTATCtacagatcgatacacagagaTGTGCAACACCAGTGGATGTCCAG ttgaTGGAGGTTGGTCAAGTTGGATCATTACCACAGGCGGGTGTTCATCATCTTGTGGAGGTGGATCTAGAACTGTCAATAAAACTAGAACCTGCACCAGTCCTGCACCACGATACGGCGGTGCTGACTGTGCTGGATCCCCCACGGAAACATACACAGAAACCTGCAACACAGGAGCATGCAATG ATCCATGCCATGGGTGCCGGTATAACAACGGTATTGGATACGTGCCTCACCCCAGCGACTGTGCCCGGTACATACAGTGCGAAAAACCCAAAGCCGGCAATAATGCTATTTACCATACCATGCTGTGTAGTCCTGGGCTGTTATGGAACCAACGGCATTTGGTTTGTGACTGGCCTGCCAACGTTAACTGCACTGTAGAAGCTGAAG AGGAAACATTTGCTTCATCGACCGCTGCACCATCAACAGCTGCTCCACCGACATCCCGTCCCTCGACGTTGTGTGACGGCTCTAAGAAGGCAAAGCCTGGAAATACAGCTCAGTATCAGGAGCGGATACATGGAATGTGGATTACTAGACACTGTGCTCCAGGAACCGTGTATTCCAGCTCAAGCTGTAGCTGCATCATCGGCCAGAATGCCGCGTCCCCAG TCTGTCAGACGGAGGTTTATCTCCCTTTCAACGGCGACGTGAACGACCATTCGGGTAATCACCACTATGTACAAAACACTGGCGTTGTAACCACCAACAGAGGCCACGGCCTCTTCAGCATCAACACCCAACTCCGGATCCTGCGGTTCTCAAACATGGATTTCGGGAACACTCTGATCATCTCATTTTCGTTCAAACGCACTCAAGCAACAAGAACCGCGCAGGCTATAGTCACCAACGACGACTGCGGCCATGGCGGCAGCATCTACATCACCACTCAGGGGTCAACCGTGCAGTTTCGTGTTGTCAACGTCTACAACGTTATGCATACGTTAAATGTATCATACACA GACTCCACGTCCTTGAATGAGGTGAAGCTGGTCGTCAAGGATGGACTGATGAAGGCTGAAGTCAATAACCACAGTGTACAGAGGAATTTTGACG GTAACATCGGAAAAAGCCAATGTGCACTTCAGGTCGGGTACGGTGATCACCTGGACTTCTTCCACGGCGACCTGGAAGAG TTCAAAGTATACATCTGCGATCCAGAGAGCCGGTAG